The Kiritimatiellia bacterium genome segment CAAACGATGCTTCAAACTTTCCCCGATAAACCGGCCACTGAACGCCGAATGCCATCCAGCCGGCTTCATCGCGCGCCGCGTCGGCTTCCCGCGCGGCGCGTTTTTTTTGCGCATGGCTTTCAATCGGCCGGCCGGTCCGGCCATGCATGAGATCAGGTCTGGCTTCCAGTTCATAGGCAAGAACTTCGGGCCGGACCGGAATCAGGCGCAGTTCTTTGCCGGAAAGCCGGTACGGAATTCGTTCCGGGAAATGCGCCAGGAGCAATTTGTCCATTTTATTCAAGGATCTCGCCACCAAGGGACGGCTTTTCAGGCCGTGCCGGTTGAGGAAGAAAAAGCTGTGCGTGTTTGAAAAAGGGACCGATTCGTCTACCAGGATCAAAGCCTGATCGGGAGCGCTCCGGAATAACGCCAGATATTTGCTGATAGTTCCGTATTCTTTTTGCAAAACTTCTTTCTGCCCGGCCATGAAGTAAACGCTCGCTCCCAGGACCGCCGCGCCGGCCGCGATCAGCGCCGCCCGGCGCGCCCCGCGCCGCGGGATGCGGTCAATTAAACGCGCGAATCCGACCGCGGCCGGCACGATGATCAGCGGCAGGGTTTCAAAAAAATAAATGGGGCCGGTTTCATGGCGGCCATAGTAATAAAAAAACACATAGGCGGTCCAGACCAGGCCGGCGCCGGACAGCATCAGGGCGCAGGGGGAATGAATCCGGCGCTTCGTTTGGCCGCATAAGCGGGTCTCCCGGGGCCACATGGTCAGCGCCAACAACAGGGCGATTACCAGCGAGCCGCGGAAACCGAAGAGCCAGCGGTCATACAGGTTTAAATTCCGGGCCAGGTTCGTCAACCCCTTTAACGGCGTGTGCATTACCTCGCTGTAGCGGGTATGTTTCAGGCCAAAACCGGGAGTTTCGCTGGGATCGTAATACAGATAAGTCAATGTAAACGGGTCGCCCAGCGCGCAGTAGTTATAGGCCAGCAGAACCAGCATGAAGCCGGCGGCCACGCCGGCGAAAGAGATAATGCCGCGCCAGTATGTTTTGTCGCGCCAGAGACTTTTCAATTGCATTAATACGTACAGGCCGAAAGGCAGCGCCAGCCAGACGGCGGTATAACTCCGGTTAATATACAGCCAGCCCCAGCCGGCCGCCGCCAGGGCCGCGAAACGCGCGGCGCCCTCGTATTGCCATCGGAAAAAACCATACAGAAACAGCGCGGTTGCCAGCAGACCGCTCGTATGACTCAGGAGCGTTCCGTGCGTAAACAGAAAAAACGGCGAGAGCAGGAGCATTACGCCGGCCGCCGTCATTGCGCGCGCATTGAAAAGGCCCGCTGTGCGGGCGATGAACCAGAGGGAAAGTCCGGCCGCCAGGGCCGCCATGAGATGCGGCCAGCCGGCCGCGCATCCCGGCGTCAGCCAGAAACTATGCCCGGGGGGATAACGCGACATCCAGCCGGCGCGCTCATCCATAATGAACATTTCCTGGGCGAAGGCGTTCGGGATTGGCGGCAGGGGCCTTGATATTTTGCCCTCAAGGAAAGCGTATGCCTGGAAAACATAGCTGGTTTCGTCGGTGGTGATCGGCGTGCGCAGGAAAACGAATTCATAAATCAGGGCCGTGATGAGCGCCGCCAGGATGGCGAAAAATACAACCAGCCGCCCGGAGTAATCGGGGCGCGTAATGGCGCCGGGCGTTAAATTTGCGGAAGAATATTGAAGCATTAGCAACGGTCTGCCGGTAGACTGTTTTTTCTGGCGTTTTTTTCCGCCTTAGTTGCCCGGACCATATAAAATATATGTTTCTGCGTCGGTGATTGATTTGACAATGAAAACCGAATTCAAGGGAATGACAAATTCGCTCGGCCCCTTGATGTTGCGCGGCCTGGCCCAGTCGTAAGTGTAACCCAAACGGGTCCACGGCCATTGGTTGACCGCCACCTGATTGGTGAACCAGGAACAATGGTTTTCGCTGACCGCCAGCCGCGCCGAATTGGTGTATGAAAAATCCAGCGCCGCTTCGCAGTCGGTTGTTTCCGGGTCCGGGCTCGGGCGGAAAAGCGATTGCGGGTTCACCCAGAATTCGGCGATCATATCGTTGCCGGCCGTATGCGGCATGCCGAGGGCCTGCTTGACGCGCAGGAGATAATTGGTGCCGGTATAGCCGGCCAGGTAATGCCGCAGTTCCGGCACGGCCGTCACCCAGCTTTCCGCGTATTTATTTGTGTAAAGCCCGCCGATATGCTCCGGGTAATCAAAAGTTCTGGTAAAGCTCGCCACCAGGACCAGCCCGTTGCTCCAGACGAGATTGGTGTTGTAGGCGGCGATCGGCGTCAGTTTTTTTGAGATTTTTGATGCGGCCGGCTGGTGGGCGTCCAGCACGGCGGCGGCAAACATTTCCGCCAGCAGGTTGGTGTCGGTTACGTCCTGTTCGGCGGGCCACCAGATGTACCATTTGTTCAGGGACGGCGAATAAACTGCCGCGTCGCAAATGCCGTCGCCGTCATAGTCGCCGGGGGAGGGCAGATAACCCGGTCCGCCGAGCGTGGTGGTCATGGGCTGATAAAAGTTGCCGGAAAGTCTGGTGATCCATTCCCCGGTATTTTCCCGGTAAACCGTCAGGTCCGCTTTGCCGTCGCCGTCAAAATCGCCGACCACCGGATAACAGCCCGGACCGCCGAAGGAAGTCATTAGTTCGGCGTATTCACTTCCGGAAAGCAAGGCGCCCCACAAGCCCGCGTTTTCATCGTAAAGCGCCGGGTCAACCAGCCGGTCGCCGTCATAATCCGCGGAGACCGCTTCGGTTGTGTTCAGGCCCCAGTCAAAAACCACCTTTTCGTACACAGTTTCGGCGCGCACTCCAGCCTGGCATAATAATAAAACGCAAATTGCCGGTCCAAATAACGTCCTCATTCCCGCCCGCCTGTTTTTTGTATGCAAGGATTCCGCCTTTCCGTGGGTTGCCGCCTTAGCGATGGCGTTAAATTCATATTTCCGTAATTGAATGGAGATGTCAATTGCAAAAGTTGGAGCGGAACCCATTCCGGCCTTCCGTCCTTGCGCCTAGCGCCGTGGCGGACAAGCGTCGGCCCCTCCGAAGGGGCGTTTAAGAGGTTAAAGGGCAATGTGATCCCCATCCTGGAAAGATACGCGCAAACGGGGGGTGGACTGCAAGTTCTTGTGCGAAATGCGGGTCGGCGCGGTTCCCAAAGTTTGAGTTGTTAATCGCCATATTTTATCCACTGTTTATAATTCTTTTCCCTCTCCGTAAGCGCCGGCTGGCGGGGGCCTGCTATAATCCTGTTCAAAACAGAATGATCAACTCCTGTTTTCTGCCAACTGGACAGGGTTTGCAATACTTTTTTCGCCTGTTTGATTTTGTCATCAAGCAATTTTCCGGAATAGCTGTAATCATAAATTTCCGACTCAAACCCAATGAATATTTCCATTCGCAAAAATTTTTTCATTGCGCGCGCCAACGCGATATCATCAAGCACTGTATTCCGCATTTTGCGCAATAGTCTTTTTTGGACTGCCGGCTCGCTTTTATGTAAATAATCTCTGAGCTGATAAAACTCAATGACATTAGCCGTTGATAAAAATTGCAATCCGGCCGCAGCCGCAACGGCATACTGCTTTTTCAGGCCGGGGCCGGCAGGAAAAGACCTGATTATAGACTCAATCATCCGCACCCCTTTATTCCAATCATATCCCATAGTCCGGAATGACTTGATTAAATCCTCTGGCGTGAATGGTCCCAGCCAGCGCTCAAGGCGGTCCTCGTGGGGCTGGACATTTCGGTTGCGATGTAATCCCCAGTTATACGGCAAAGCCAGACGTTTTTCTTGCTCCAGATGAAGCTGATAAGCAGGACTGCGGGTGATTGGTCCATAATAAAAAACTTCATTTGCACAGGGGTATTGCCTAAAAGTCCGGGAAAAATGTTCCCATGCTTTAGCCGCCCGTTTAGCCTTTGTTTTTCCCCAATATATTCCGGCCAAACGCTCCAGAAAAGGCCGCTCTCTCGGTAAGGGCGCAAAAGCCGCCTCGCCGGCCGCCTTGAGCATCAGGCTGGGATAACCGCCGATGATCCAGCTTTCCATAGTTCCTGAAACGCCAAACTTGTGCATTTTGGCGAACTTTCGGTGCACAGTCTGCGGGAGAGGCAAATATGGCAAAGATGACAATTCATACGTTGTCCCGATTTGAAGCTTCGCATACATTTTTCTATTGCGCGTCCTGGCAATTTTGGCCAGGTTTTCAAAAACGCTGGAATTACCCTCGTAAGAAAGCGAATATTCGCAGGTGGAAACGTCTTTGCCGCATATCTTTTTGATGCCGCCATGTTCCATGTTTTCCAGCCAGACAATATTGGGATTAATGCGCTTGACCAGGGCTGCTTTCAAGGCATTTGCCTCTTGGTCGAACTTTCCGTAACTCCATGCAATCATTTTTGCCGAGGGATTGACCTTGCTCATCCCCTCATAAAACAGGTTTAAACCGTCGGCCAGCGCTTCTGTTTGCCCGCGTTTCCGGCAGCGCGGACAGCTTTGAACGGTTTCCTTATCCGGCCAACAGGTAGTTCCGCGTTCGCCATTGAAAATATTAATCAGACCGGCCAGCTTCGGGACTTGTTGAAACAGTGCGCCGACCACTTCAAGGATGTAGTTGCGCACCAAGGGAGAGGAAATGCATATTGAATTACAAATACTGCACATCCGGGTATTGCCGATAATTTCAGGATGACGCGCAAACACCGGATGGTCCTTGGGCACGATGCGCGGCTCAATACAGAACAGATAAACTTTGATTCCGTATTGCTCCGTCTTTTCGGTCAACTTTCTTAATTTCTCAAGACAATGTTTGCGCGGCCCCAGTTCCGGCAACACCTTTGAGGCAATCAAGCGTCGAAACAATCCCGCGACCCAAATGCCGTTCGTGCCGCAATGCATCAGTTTGTTCAAATATTCATCCGGATAATAATCATATTTGTCTTCCAATTCCCATCCTGATTGCCAGCGGTATGGCGCACAGGGGGAACGTGAAATTCTGGCCTGCACTTGCGCCCGGCGCGACACTTTGCCCAAGGGGAGCGTTGGCGCGCGTCGGATGGTCATTTCATCTTCCAGATAAATCAAAGCCCGGCGCATGCCCTCAACATCGCTTGACGTAATTAGACAACGCTGCGGCTGCACCTCAATTTGATAGACTTCTGAGGCGTTGCGGCTGCGCCATTTTGGCGTCTCGAGCGCGACCTGGATTTCATAGCGACCCCGGGGGTTTTTCACCTCCATCGCCACGGACATGAAACGATGAAAATCATGAATGCTCCGGTCAAGTAAATGTATCTTTTTGTCATGAGGAATAACCAGCCGATAGCCAGCCGACAGATCAGATGTTGTTGTTTCGGGTTTGTAATTCCGATTTCTAATGCTTG includes the following:
- a CDS encoding VCBS repeat-containing protein; its protein translation is MYEKVVFDWGLNTTEAVSADYDGDRLVDPALYDENAGLWGALLSGSEYAELMTSFGGPGCYPVVGDFDGDGKADLTVYRENTGEWITRLSGNFYQPMTTTLGGPGYLPSPGDYDGDGICDAAVYSPSLNKWYIWWPAEQDVTDTNLLAEMFAAAVLDAHQPAASKISKKLTPIAAYNTNLVWSNGLVLVASFTRTFDYPEHIGGLYTNKYAESWVTAVPELRHYLAGYTGTNYLLRVKQALGMPHTAGNDMIAEFWVNPQSLFRPSPDPETTDCEAALDFSYTNSARLAVSENHCSWFTNQVAVNQWPWTRLGYTYDWARPRNIKGPSEFVIPLNSVFIVKSITDAETYILYGPGN